Proteins encoded together in one Sulfitobacter pontiacus window:
- a CDS encoding zinc-binding alcohol dehydrogenase family protein, protein MKAIGYSAAGPADTLDMIEIDRAAVGPRDLLVAVKGISVNPVDVKLRAATQPEGAARVLGFDAAGVVAEVGASVTGFKVGDEVFYAGDVTRAGTNAEFHAVDERIVGRKPASLDFTEAAGLPLTSITAWEMLFDAFRLTEGGGAEQSLLVIGGAGGVGSILIQLAKALTGLTVIATASRPETEDWVRKMGADHVVDHRGDLAAQLAELSQTPSYVAALTATDQHWPAIIDLIAPRGQIALIDDPEALDIKAAKPKALSIHWEFMFTRSMFATDDMDAQQDLLNRVAAMIDAGTLQSTVTERGEALTVEALRAAHLRQESGRVIGKQVLGGL, encoded by the coding sequence ATGAAAGCCATTGGATATAGCGCGGCGGGCCCTGCGGACACGCTCGATATGATTGAAATCGACCGGGCCGCGGTGGGACCGCGTGATCTGCTGGTCGCGGTGAAAGGCATCTCGGTCAATCCGGTCGACGTGAAGCTGCGCGCCGCCACCCAACCCGAAGGCGCGGCGCGCGTTCTGGGCTTTGACGCGGCAGGCGTCGTGGCCGAAGTAGGCGCGTCGGTCACCGGCTTTAAGGTCGGCGATGAGGTCTTCTATGCGGGCGACGTCACGCGCGCGGGCACCAATGCGGAATTCCATGCCGTCGATGAACGGATCGTCGGGCGCAAGCCGGCCAGCCTCGACTTTACCGAAGCGGCGGGGCTGCCGCTGACCTCGATCACCGCGTGGGAGATGTTGTTCGACGCATTCCGCCTGACCGAAGGGGGCGGCGCGGAGCAAAGCTTGCTGGTGATCGGTGGCGCTGGCGGCGTCGGCTCTATCCTTATCCAGTTGGCCAAAGCGCTGACCGGGCTTACCGTCATTGCGACGGCCTCTCGGCCCGAGACCGAGGATTGGGTGCGCAAGATGGGGGCGGATCACGTGGTTGACCATCGCGGTGACCTAGCCGCGCAGCTGGCAGAGCTGAGCCAGACCCCAAGCTATGTCGCCGCGTTGACGGCGACGGATCAGCATTGGCCCGCAATCATCGACTTGATCGCGCCCCGCGGCCAGATCGCGCTGATCGACGACCCCGAGGCGCTGGATATCAAGGCGGCCAAGCCCAAGGCGTTGAGCATCCATTGGGAATTCATGTTCACCCGTTCGATGTTCGCGACCGACGATATGGATGCCCAGCAAGACCTGCTGAACCGCGTCGCAGCGATGATCGACGCAGGCACATTGCAGTCGACAGTCACCGAGCGCGGCGAGGCGCTGACCGTCGAGGCGCTGCGCGCAGCGCATCTGCGGCAAGAAAGCGGTCGCGTGATTGGCAAACAGGTGCTTGGCGGACTTTAA
- a CDS encoding helix-turn-helix transcriptional regulator — MDKNHALDAFAALSQVTRLDVFRLLITAGEGGMSAGDIGDTLGVRQNTMSTNLAILARSGLIRSKREGRSIRYFADMEGLRGLLAFLMEDCCGGRPELCQPIINELACPC; from the coding sequence ATGGATAAGAATCACGCTCTCGACGCTTTTGCGGCGCTCAGTCAGGTCACCCGCCTTGATGTCTTCCGTCTTCTCATCACAGCCGGAGAAGGGGGAATGTCGGCAGGCGATATCGGCGACACCTTGGGGGTGCGACAGAACACGATGTCGACCAACCTCGCGATTCTGGCACGTTCGGGCCTTATTCGCAGCAAGCGCGAAGGGCGAAGCATTCGTTACTTTGCCGATATGGAGGGGCTGCGCGGTTTGCTCGCCTTTCTGATGGAGGATTGCTGCGGCGGGCGCCCGGAACTCTGCCAGCCCATCATAAACGAGCTCGCCTGCCCCTGTTAG
- the arsB gene encoding ACR3 family arsenite efflux transporter — translation MTDTTLPAAAGLGTFEKWLSVWVALAIGAGLLLGNLFPTAFGMLAGLEVASVNLPVAVLIWAMVFPMMVGVDFGALRQVGDKPKGLVVTVVVNWLVKPFTMAALGVLFFNYFFAGLIPPDDAQAYLAGVILLGAAPCTAMVFVWSNLTRGDATYTLVQVSVNDVIMVFAFAPIVAFLLGATDIVVPWDTLLLSVGLYVMLPLFVGYLTRQRLIAQGGEAAVDRFKAGVQPFSIIGLLVTVVLLFAFQGEVILDRPLVIALIAVPLLIQSYGIFFLAYGVARAWGIPFNVAAPCALIGTSNFFELAVAVAISLFGLGSGAALATVVGVLVEVPVMLSLVAFANRTRHWFPASEGSA, via the coding sequence ATGACTGATACGACACTTCCCGCGGCGGCGGGTCTGGGCACGTTTGAAAAATGGCTGTCCGTCTGGGTGGCGCTGGCGATTGGCGCGGGGCTGCTGCTTGGCAATCTGTTTCCGACTGCCTTTGGCATGCTCGCCGGGCTTGAGGTGGCGTCGGTGAACCTGCCCGTTGCGGTGCTGATCTGGGCGATGGTGTTCCCGATGATGGTCGGTGTGGATTTCGGAGCCTTGCGTCAGGTGGGGGACAAGCCGAAAGGGTTGGTTGTCACGGTGGTGGTGAACTGGCTGGTCAAGCCCTTCACCATGGCCGCCCTTGGCGTGTTGTTCTTTAACTATTTTTTCGCAGGTCTGATCCCGCCGGATGACGCGCAGGCCTATCTTGCGGGCGTTATCCTGCTGGGGGCCGCACCCTGTACCGCGATGGTGTTCGTCTGGTCGAACCTGACGCGGGGGGATGCGACCTATACGCTGGTGCAGGTGAGCGTGAACGACGTCATCATGGTGTTCGCCTTCGCGCCCATCGTTGCCTTCTTGCTGGGGGCCACGGATATCGTTGTGCCTTGGGATACGCTGCTGTTGTCCGTGGGCCTTTACGTAATGCTGCCGCTTTTCGTGGGATATCTGACGCGCCAGCGGCTGATTGCGCAAGGCGGCGAAGCGGCGGTGGATCGGTTCAAGGCGGGTGTGCAGCCGTTTTCGATCATCGGTCTGCTTGTGACGGTGGTCTTGCTTTTCGCGTTTCAGGGCGAGGTGATCCTGGACCGGCCGCTGGTGATTGCCCTGATCGCTGTGCCGCTTCTGATCCAGTCCTACGGGATATTCTTTCTGGCCTATGGGGTCGCGCGGGCCTGGGGTATCCCCTTCAACGTCGCGGCACCCTGCGCCTTGATCGGCACCTCCAACTTTTTCGAGCTGGCGGTCGCGGTTGCGATCAGCCTTTTCGGGCTCGGATCCGGTGCAGCATTGGCGACGGTGGTCGGTGTCTTGGTTGAAGTGCCTGTCATGCTGTCGCTTGTCGCTTTTGCAAACAGAACCCGCCACTGGTTCCCTGCCTCGGAGGGGTCAGCGTGA
- the arsC gene encoding arsenate reductase (glutaredoxin) (This arsenate reductase requires both glutathione and glutaredoxin to convert arsenate to arsenite, after which the efflux transporter formed by ArsA and ArsB can extrude the arsenite from the cell, providing resistance.), producing MSVVIHHNPDCGTSRNVLAIIKASGVEPVVIPYLDTGWTREQLLGLFAAAGLTPRSALRVKRSPAEALGLLDPDVGDEALLAAMLEHPILVNRPIVCTPKGVRLCRPSEAVLDLLDHLPQGPLTKEDGSLLIDAEGNRVA from the coding sequence GTGAGTGTTGTCATTCATCATAACCCCGACTGCGGCACGTCCCGCAATGTGCTGGCCATCATAAAAGCATCGGGCGTGGAGCCCGTTGTGATCCCCTATCTTGATACCGGCTGGACGCGCGAACAGCTTTTGGGGCTTTTCGCGGCGGCGGGTTTGACGCCGCGCAGCGCTTTGCGGGTAAAGCGATCTCCGGCAGAGGCATTGGGGCTGCTGGATCCTGACGTGGGCGACGAAGCCCTTCTGGCCGCCATGCTGGAACACCCCATTCTGGTCAATCGCCCCATTGTCTGCACACCCAAAGGCGTCCGGCTGTGCCGCCCAAGCGAGGCCGTGTTGGACTTGCTTGACCACCTCCCACAGGGGCCGCTGACCAAGGAAGACGGCTCTTTACTGATTGACGCGGAAGGAAACCGAGTTGCCTGA
- the arsH gene encoding arsenical resistance protein ArsH, with product MPDTPNLDDTHFKAIDAARLLEPAADADRPRILLLYGSLRDRSFSRLMTEEAARILTRLGADTRTYSPSGLPLPDDADASHPKVQELRDLVTWSDGMVWCSPERHGAMTGIMKTQIDWIPLSLGGVRPTQGKTLAVMQVSGGSQSFNAVNQLRILGRWMRLLTIPNQSSTPKAFLEFDDADRMKPSPFYDRVVDVMEELVKFTVLTKDRKDYLLDRYSERKESAAELSKRVNQKSI from the coding sequence TTGCCTGATACCCCGAACCTTGATGACACCCATTTCAAAGCGATTGATGCGGCGCGTCTGCTTGAGCCCGCAGCAGACGCGGATCGCCCGCGTATTTTGTTGCTTTACGGATCATTGCGGGACCGGTCGTTCAGCCGGCTCATGACAGAGGAAGCCGCGCGCATTCTGACACGGCTGGGGGCCGACACGCGTACCTATTCGCCGTCTGGCCTGCCGCTGCCGGATGATGCCGACGCCAGTCACCCCAAAGTGCAGGAGCTGCGCGATCTGGTCACGTGGTCGGACGGTATGGTCTGGTGTTCACCCGAACGCCACGGGGCCATGACCGGCATCATGAAAACCCAGATCGACTGGATTCCGCTGTCCTTGGGCGGTGTGCGCCCGACGCAGGGCAAAACGCTGGCCGTGATGCAGGTCAGCGGGGGGTCACAAAGCTTTAACGCCGTGAACCAGCTGCGCATTCTTGGGCGTTGGATGCGGTTGCTCACGATCCCGAACCAGTCCTCCACCCCCAAAGCCTTTCTGGAGTTTGACGACGCGGATCGGATGAAGCCATCGCCGTTCTATGATCGGGTCGTTGATGTCATGGAAGAGCTGGTGAAGTTCACGGTGCTGACCAAAGACAGGAAAGACTACCTGCTGGATCGCTATAGCGAGCGTAAGGAAAGCGCCGCCGAGCTGTCGAAGCGCGTGAACCAGAAATCGATCTGA
- a CDS encoding cytochrome b, translated as MTQLSDTPTRYGAVSRLLHWGMAALFAAQFISAAAHWALPRENTLRELLWGYHTTLGVTLFALILVRGLWGLANIQRRPAHAGLMGQAAVAGHVVLYALMVIVPGVRLLAAAGGTRGLSYFGVQIFPPQTAEVAWMQAPAEWHGELGWILALVVLGHIFMAVVWHRLIQRDDVLSTMAGR; from the coding sequence GTGACACAACTATCTGATACACCAACCCGTTACGGCGCCGTAAGCCGGCTGCTTCACTGGGGCATGGCTGCATTGTTTGCGGCGCAGTTTATCTCCGCCGCGGCGCATTGGGCGCTTCCGCGAGAGAACACCCTGCGCGAGCTTCTTTGGGGCTACCATACGACGCTGGGGGTGACGCTATTCGCGCTGATCCTGGTGCGCGGTTTGTGGGGGCTGGCGAACATCCAACGGCGGCCTGCGCATGCCGGTTTGATGGGGCAGGCGGCTGTCGCGGGTCATGTGGTTCTATATGCCTTGATGGTGATCGTCCCGGGCGTACGGCTCTTGGCCGCAGCGGGCGGCACCCGTGGCCTGAGCTATTTCGGGGTGCAGATATTCCCGCCCCAAACCGCCGAGGTCGCCTGGATGCAAGCGCCCGCGGAATGGCATGGAGAGCTGGGCTGGATCCTTGCCCTTGTGGTGCTTGGGCATATCTTCATGGCAGTCGTTTGGCATCGCCTGATCCAGCGTGATGATGTCCTGTCCACGATGGCGGGGCGGTAA
- the rlmF gene encoding 23S rRNA (adenine(1618)-N(6))-methyltransferase RlmF — MATKTNLHPRNLHNEGYDFARLIAALPELGPFTGPNPAGQTTIDFRDVAAVRMLNRALLKADYGIDFWDIPPNYLCPPIPGRVDYIHHLADLLARSNNNEIPRGPQIKALDIGTGASLVYPLTGQSAYGWQFTGVDIDPVAIKSAQQIAKANALDVDLRLQENREDIFDGVIHPDDRFHVTLCNPPFHASMERATKGTQRKWANLGKGRSGKLNFGGQNAELWCPGGEIKFIASMVDQSRAIAGQCLWFTSLVSKKDNVQTLYKILKKAKVANCDVVEMAQGQKTSRFIAWTFVKKDQRASFMKETAR; from the coding sequence ATGGCCACCAAAACCAACTTGCACCCCCGCAACCTCCACAACGAGGGGTATGATTTCGCGCGTCTGATTGCGGCCCTCCCCGAGCTAGGGCCGTTTACCGGCCCTAATCCAGCAGGTCAGACCACCATCGATTTCCGGGATGTAGCGGCTGTGCGTATGCTCAATCGAGCGCTGCTCAAGGCGGACTACGGCATTGATTTCTGGGACATCCCGCCGAACTATCTTTGCCCGCCCATTCCGGGGCGCGTCGATTATATCCACCATCTGGCCGATCTGCTTGCGCGCAGCAACAACAACGAGATTCCGCGCGGGCCGCAGATCAAGGCGTTGGACATCGGCACCGGCGCGAGCCTGGTCTACCCGCTGACGGGGCAAAGCGCCTATGGCTGGCAGTTTACCGGTGTCGATATCGACCCTGTGGCCATCAAGTCTGCGCAACAGATTGCAAAGGCCAACGCGCTGGACGTGGACCTGCGGCTGCAAGAGAACCGCGAGGATATTTTCGACGGGGTGATCCATCCTGACGACCGTTTCCACGTCACCCTGTGCAACCCGCCCTTTCACGCCTCAATGGAAAGGGCGACGAAGGGCACGCAACGGAAATGGGCGAACCTTGGCAAAGGGCGCTCAGGCAAGCTCAATTTCGGCGGGCAAAACGCCGAGCTCTGGTGCCCTGGCGGCGAGATCAAGTTCATCGCCAGCATGGTCGACCAAAGCCGCGCGATTGCGGGGCAATGTCTGTGGTTTACGTCGCTTGTGTCAAAAAAGGACAACGTGCAGACGCTGTATAAAATCCTGAAAAAGGCCAAGGTCGCCAACTGCGATGTGGTCGAGATGGCGCAGGGGCAAAAGACAAGCCGGTTCATCGCCTGGACATTCGTCAAGAAAGATCAGCGTGCGTCCTTTATGAAGGAAACCGCGCGCTAG
- a CDS encoding ion channel, producing the protein MNSLRSTIKALYDGQNTRSRRFRYGLILFDSLTIIYFIATAALPSTPVITAVNAFFGLFILFDLAARLWISTNLRKELTRIYTLADLVVVISLVLAPLMAESFAFLRVLRGLRLIHAYHLLHDLRRESAFFRKHEDAILAAVNLLVFIFVITSLVFVLTFEEDAGVAGYVDALYFTVATLTTTGFGDITMTTTGGKLLSVFIMVVGVALFVQLARTIFQPSKIKHTCPECGLNRHETDAVHCKHCGTTLKIETKGDTGG; encoded by the coding sequence ATGAACAGTCTACGCAGTACGATTAAAGCTTTATACGATGGGCAAAACACGCGCTCGCGCCGGTTTCGTTACGGGTTGATCCTGTTTGATTCCCTGACGATCATCTATTTCATCGCCACCGCCGCGCTGCCGTCAACGCCGGTGATTACGGCGGTCAATGCGTTCTTTGGTCTGTTCATCCTGTTTGACCTTGCCGCGCGTCTTTGGATCTCTACGAACCTGCGCAAAGAGCTGACGCGCATCTACACCCTTGCTGATCTGGTGGTGGTGATATCGCTGGTGCTGGCACCGCTTATGGCCGAAAGCTTTGCGTTCCTGCGGGTCTTGCGCGGTTTGCGGCTGATCCATGCCTATCACCTGCTGCACGATCTGCGACGCGAAAGCGCGTTTTTCCGCAAACACGAGGACGCGATCCTTGCCGCGGTCAACCTGCTGGTGTTCATCTTTGTCATCACATCGCTGGTGTTTGTGCTGACCTTTGAAGAGGACGCGGGCGTCGCGGGCTATGTCGATGCACTGTACTTTACAGTGGCGACGCTGACGACAACGGGTTTTGGCGATATCACGATGACGACGACGGGTGGCAAACTGCTGTCGGTGTTCATCATGGTGGTCGGGGTCGCGCTGTTCGTGCAATTGGCGCGCACGATTTTCCAACCCTCCAAGATCAAGCACACCTGCCCCGAATGTGGCCTGAACCGTCACGAGACAGACGCCGTTCACTGCAAACACTGCGGCACCACGCTCAAGATCGAGACGAAGGGCGATACGGGCGGTTAA
- a CDS encoding ABC transporter ATP-binding protein → MAGVVMKDVVKRYGGVQVIHGIDLEIENGEFCVFVGPSGCGKSTLLRMIAGLEETTEGSMSIGDRDVTRMDPAERGVAMVFQTYALYPHMTVRDNMGFGLKMNGHPKAEIAQKVAEATRILKLEEYLDRKPAALSGGQRQRVSIGRAIVRGPEVFLFDEPLSNLDAELRVEMRVEIARLHKEIGATMVYVTHDQVEAMTLADKIVVLRKGRIEQVGAPLDLYRDPDNRFVAGFIGSPAMNFLDGTTSGGKVVLDGLDGSYALPVTPPEDGRDITLGIRPEHIEIDPQGKGFTVEMTEALGGVSYVHLLSDTGAKIIVEERGDDRSREGAQVGVKIPPERAMLFDANTEQRLR, encoded by the coding sequence ATGGCCGGTGTCGTCATGAAAGATGTCGTGAAACGCTATGGCGGTGTTCAGGTGATACACGGGATCGACCTTGAAATCGAAAATGGCGAGTTTTGCGTTTTTGTCGGCCCGTCAGGCTGCGGCAAGTCGACCTTGCTGCGCATGATTGCCGGGCTGGAAGAAACCACCGAAGGCAGCATGAGCATCGGCGACCGGGATGTGACCCGCATGGACCCGGCAGAGCGCGGGGTCGCGATGGTGTTCCAGACCTACGCGCTGTATCCGCATATGACCGTGCGCGACAACATGGGGTTCGGCCTGAAAATGAACGGCCACCCCAAAGCCGAGATCGCCCAGAAGGTGGCCGAGGCGACGCGGATCCTGAAGCTGGAAGAGTATCTTGACCGCAAGCCCGCCGCCCTGTCAGGGGGCCAGCGGCAACGCGTATCTATCGGGCGCGCCATCGTACGCGGCCCCGAAGTCTTTCTGTTCGACGAACCGCTATCCAACCTCGACGCCGAGCTGCGTGTCGAAATGCGCGTCGAGATCGCCCGCCTGCATAAGGAAATCGGGGCGACGATGGTCTATGTCACCCACGATCAGGTAGAGGCGATGACCCTCGCCGATAAGATCGTGGTGCTGCGCAAGGGCCGGATCGAACAGGTCGGCGCACCGCTTGACCTGTACCGCGATCCTGACAACCGCTTTGTCGCCGGCTTCATCGGTTCTCCCGCGATGAACTTTCTGGATGGCACCACCAGCGGCGGCAAGGTCGTGCTGGACGGGTTGGACGGCAGCTATGCCCTGCCCGTGACCCCACCCGAAGACGGCCGGGACATCACCCTCGGCATCCGGCCGGAACACATCGAAATTGACCCCCAAGGCAAAGGCTTCACCGTCGAAATGACCGAGGCCCTTGGCGGCGTGTCCTACGTTCACCTGCTGTCCGACACCGGTGCCAAGATCATCGTCGAGGAACGCGGCGACGACCGGTCTCGCGAGGGGGCGCAGGTTGGCGTGAAAATCCCACCCGAGCGGGCGATGCTGTTTGACGCCAACACGGAACAACGTCTGCGCTAA
- a CDS encoding IclR family transcriptional regulator encodes MNVVNSDGTVAKALSVLDQVTAMGRPVRMRELLETSEFPKPTLYRLLQTLTSQRMLSYDKDQQTYAPGIRLVSLAHSAWSQASLAPIAAPYISALGERLREAIHLAQIDNGQVVFVDKRQASSRFATLARTGQVAPAYCTGVGKAILAHLEPEAQAQALQQQAFLKYTDATHTSTETLVRELEQIRAEGVAFDREEHEAGIISIAAPILTDAGRVVGAVSIATATHRHTLDGLNAFRPALLECATRIGAEAQSWQSPSVPS; translated from the coding sequence ATGAATGTGGTGAACAGCGACGGTACTGTTGCAAAGGCGCTGAGCGTGCTGGATCAGGTGACAGCAATGGGCCGCCCTGTCCGCATGCGCGAATTGCTGGAGACATCGGAGTTTCCAAAACCGACGCTGTACCGGCTACTTCAGACGCTCACCAGTCAACGTATGCTAAGCTATGACAAGGATCAGCAGACCTATGCGCCGGGCATCCGTCTGGTCAGCCTTGCCCATTCCGCATGGTCGCAAGCCTCGCTTGCACCGATTGCCGCCCCCTATATCAGCGCCCTCGGCGAACGCCTGCGCGAGGCGATCCACCTTGCGCAAATCGACAACGGTCAGGTCGTGTTCGTCGACAAGCGTCAGGCCAGCAGCCGCTTTGCCACGCTGGCGCGCACCGGTCAGGTCGCCCCTGCCTATTGCACAGGAGTCGGCAAGGCGATTCTCGCGCATCTTGAACCCGAGGCACAGGCGCAGGCGCTACAGCAGCAGGCGTTTTTGAAATATACCGATGCGACCCATACCAGCACCGAAACCCTTGTGCGCGAGCTGGAACAGATCCGCGCCGAGGGCGTCGCCTTTGACCGCGAGGAACACGAGGCCGGCATCATCAGCATCGCCGCCCCCATTCTGACCGACGCGGGCCGCGTCGTGGGTGCCGTATCCATTGCAACCGCAACACACCGTCATACGCTGGACGGTCTGAATGCGTTCCGCCCTGCCCTGCTTGAGTGTGCCACCCGCATCGGGGCCGAGGCGCAGTCCTGGCAGTCCCCCTCTGTCCCCTCATAA
- a CDS encoding ABC transporter substrate-binding protein, with product MHSILKRSLAAVVAAGFSTSFAVADESQLSGELKITSDMSNPAPRAVMESLAAGFGELHPDVDIELTIVDREAWKTQIRNALGANPPDVVNWYAANRMGPYVSAGLFEDISDMYANGDLPGLESVKGALTIDGKQYGVPYTYYQWGMYYREDIFKELGLTEPETFEQELANCEKIVASGRACYAIGTKFLWTAGGWFDYLNMRTNGFDFHMELARGEVPWTDPRVRETFANWRKIIDMGGYVADHQSYSWQEALNFMIEGEAVAYLMGNFAVAAMREGGLDDSQIDFYQFPKIADVPQGEDAPTDTFHIPSGAKNKENARAFLQYVTSADVQTKINAGDALGQLPINSESSVDKDEFLEQGFEMLNTSAKGGVAQFFDRDFSAEMASVGMEGLQEFMVVPDNLDDILERLEETRQRIYE from the coding sequence ATGCATTCCATTCTCAAGAGGTCACTCGCGGCTGTTGTCGCTGCGGGCTTTTCAACATCGTTTGCTGTCGCGGACGAAAGCCAGCTTTCAGGGGAACTCAAGATCACCTCTGACATGTCGAACCCCGCGCCGCGCGCGGTGATGGAGAGCTTGGCAGCCGGTTTCGGAGAGCTGCATCCGGACGTCGATATCGAACTGACGATCGTCGACCGCGAGGCGTGGAAAACGCAGATCCGGAACGCCTTGGGGGCGAACCCGCCCGATGTGGTCAACTGGTATGCCGCGAACCGCATGGGCCCTTATGTCTCTGCCGGGTTGTTCGAAGACATCTCCGATATGTACGCCAACGGTGATCTGCCCGGGCTTGAGTCCGTCAAAGGTGCGCTGACCATCGACGGCAAGCAATATGGTGTGCCCTATACCTACTATCAGTGGGGCATGTACTACCGCGAAGATATCTTCAAGGAACTGGGACTGACCGAGCCTGAAACCTTTGAACAAGAGCTTGCGAACTGCGAAAAGATCGTTGCCTCGGGCCGTGCGTGCTATGCCATCGGGACCAAGTTCCTGTGGACCGCTGGCGGCTGGTTCGACTATCTGAACATGCGCACCAACGGCTTCGACTTCCACATGGAACTCGCCCGTGGCGAGGTGCCCTGGACCGATCCGCGCGTCCGCGAAACCTTTGCCAACTGGCGCAAGATCATCGACATGGGTGGCTATGTCGCCGATCACCAATCCTATTCCTGGCAGGAAGCGTTGAACTTCATGATCGAAGGCGAGGCGGTGGCCTATCTGATGGGGAACTTCGCCGTTGCCGCGATGCGCGAAGGCGGCCTGGACGACAGCCAGATCGACTTCTACCAGTTCCCGAAGATCGCGGATGTGCCACAGGGCGAGGATGCCCCGACCGACACGTTCCACATCCCGTCAGGTGCCAAGAACAAGGAAAACGCCCGCGCGTTCCTTCAGTATGTGACATCGGCTGATGTGCAGACCAAGATCAACGCAGGCGACGCCTTGGGGCAGCTGCCCATCAACTCTGAATCCTCGGTCGATAAGGACGAGTTCCTCGAGCAGGGGTTCGAGATGCTGAACACCAGCGCCAAGGGCGGTGTGGCCCAGTTCTTTGACCGCGACTTCAGCGCCGAGATGGCCAGCGTCGGCATGGAGGGGTTGCAGGAATTCATGGTGGTTCCCGACAACCTTGACGACATTCTCGAGCGTCTCGAAGAAACGCGTCAGCGCATCTACGAATAA
- a CDS encoding carbohydrate ABC transporter permease: MAATTPPPARSWYKRNEIALTPWLFLLPAMLFFAVYVIIPIGQSVAISFYQWDGLGEKTFVGTANYERLLGIGDQKMDRKFEISFWNNLKWLVLYLLAVPAGLFIALFLNQTVRGIRIYKSLFFFPFVISQVVVGLVFSWFYLPREGLLNAMLAIFGAGPVNILGDPSTATYGIIAAGLWPQTAYCMILYLTGLNAVDPEQIEAARLDGAKGRKMLWYIILPQLKPATFIAFVVTIIGALRSFDLISVMTNGGPFGSTRVLSFYMFEEALSEFGFRMGYGSAIAVILFLIMLGFIAYFLYAMWREEREAR, translated from the coding sequence ATGGCAGCAACAACACCGCCCCCCGCGCGCAGTTGGTACAAACGCAACGAGATCGCGCTGACGCCGTGGCTTTTCCTGCTGCCGGCGATGCTGTTCTTTGCGGTCTATGTGATCATTCCCATCGGCCAAAGCGTCGCGATCAGTTTTTATCAGTGGGACGGACTGGGGGAAAAGACCTTTGTCGGCACCGCGAACTATGAAAGGTTGCTGGGGATCGGCGACCAGAAGATGGACCGCAAGTTCGAGATTTCGTTCTGGAACAACCTCAAATGGCTGGTGCTGTATTTGCTGGCGGTGCCCGCGGGGCTGTTCATCGCCTTGTTCCTGAACCAGACCGTGCGCGGCATCCGTATCTACAAGTCTTTGTTCTTCTTTCCTTTTGTCATTTCCCAGGTGGTCGTCGGGCTGGTGTTCTCGTGGTTCTACCTGCCACGCGAAGGGCTGCTGAACGCGATGCTGGCGATTTTCGGGGCAGGGCCGGTGAATATCCTGGGCGATCCGTCTACGGCAACCTACGGGATCATCGCGGCGGGGCTGTGGCCGCAGACGGCCTATTGCATGATCCTTTATCTAACGGGTCTGAATGCGGTGGACCCCGAACAGATCGAGGCCGCGCGACTGGACGGGGCCAAGGGGCGCAAGATGCTGTGGTACATCATCCTGCCCCAGCTCAAGCCCGCGACGTTCATCGCCTTTGTCGTCACCATCATCGGCGCGCTGCGGTCGTTTGACCTGATCAGCGTCATGACCAACGGCGGCCCCTTCGGATCGACCCGCGTGCTGTCGTTCTACATGTTCGAAGAAGCGCTGTCCGAGTTCGGCTTCCGCATGGGCTATGGCTCTGCCATCGCAGTGATCCTGTTCCTCATCATGCTCGGGTTCATCGCCTATTTCCTCTATGCCATGTGGCGCGAAGAGCGGGAGGCTCGCTGA